In a single window of the Debaryomyces hansenii CBS767 chromosome A complete sequence genome:
- a CDS encoding DEHA2A06446p (some similarities with uniprot|P54787 Saccharomyces cerevisiae YML097C VPS9 Protein required for Golgi to vacuole trafficking), with product MSYNNHLAFNISKATPTTSTTNAHTTSTPPASNEGASSGGTNSTNSKSPFLQNILSKSTPSAGNVSPQLGSRSTVTPTFVNIGDEGSHSSSVKDSQAGNNKPDLIDLFGKFDISNKKGDDEDADQEDKEAKIDINCDEETKDNSHDEKLANEKTNKQEDEMTETSVAKSVEKEGLSEPIESKEIQNAKSTSEMIEKTPTNKPAQVDGNDANIETTSDTNTETHTDINPDTDANTNTDSNTSTNIGTNIGTNADTNADTNADTNADTNTGTNTGTNTGTNTGTNAETNTETNIEANTESQSDETDNEAHNDRDLTDITGNTNEDDSVAEEYSIREHESTPVESELEDVSESEGITKNIIESQHMSGKSKKNQPLISSDEQYQQSHKPFDFQQFLNHLKKKSADPIVRYIRSFLVSFSRQGHTFTSDQKIKIIRDFKEFMNDKFSLYEPFASMDDIDLENSREGLEKLIMNRLYEHCFPPEVVAQAPSFIPESIQEDLQNDENFLRQLEKFNWINGTHLDIDLDYLTKHKSKTNKDNLNFIDFAIAELNKINNYRAPRDKIICILNSCKIIFSFLRVSKRETNADSFIPLLILVIIKAKTDNLISNMHYIEHFRNEEWLSHGETSYYLSSLQGAIGFIQNLCFDDLTIDEEEYSAHMEAWEAGEKQRNSRKPIAMPIPQRKDSELEEFQNSTPIKSGLSPSNVLMTSAEMFTKSLSNFLSPSPHESPRQDDSRPTTEVQGRVEQQHQTHQQSHSQSQSQDQTQSQENTAAMKETYKSLREVFPNLDKAVLKDVVFMNQGKLDESLDACLQLVNDV from the coding sequence CGAACGAGGGAGCCAGTTCAGGCGGAACAAATAGCACGAATTCCAAGTCTCCGTTCTTGCAGAATATATTATCTAAATCAACGCCATCTGCTGGAAATGTGTCTCCGCAGCTTGGTTCAAGAAGCACGGTCACACCTACATTTGTAAATATAGGAGATGAAGGATCGCATAGTAGTTCAGTCAAAGATAGTCAAGCTGGTAATAATAAACCCgatttgattgatttatttggtaaattCGATATTAGTAATAAGAAGggtgatgatgaagatgctGATCAAGAAGACAAGGAAGCAAAAATTGATATCAATTGTGATGAGGAAACCAAAGATAACAGTcatgatgaaaaattggcAAATGAGAAGACAaataaacaagaagatgaaatgaCAGAGACATCAGTTGCTAAGCTGGTCGAGAAGGAGGGATTATCAGAACCAATTGAATCGAAAGAAATCCAGAATGCCAAGTCCACATCAGAAATGATTGAGAAGACTCCAACTAATAAACCAGCACAAGTAGATGGCAACGATGCTAATATCGAGACCACTTCTGATACCAACACTGAAACTCATACAGATATTAATCCTGATACTGATGCTAATACTAATACTGACTCTAATACTAGCACTAATATTGGCACTAATATTGGCACCAATGCTGACACTAATGCTGACACTAATGCTGACACTAATGCTGACACTAATACTGGCACTAATACTGGCACTAATACTGGCACTAATACTGGCACTAATGCTGAGACTAATACTGAGACTAATATTGAGGCTAATACTGAGCTGCAATCAGATGAAACAGATAACGAAGCACATAATGATCGTGACTTGACCGATATAACCGGTAACACTAATGAGGATGACTCCGTTGCTGAAGAATATAGCATACGCGAACATGAGTCCACCCCAGTGGAATCTGAACTAGAAGACGTTTCTGAATCTGAAGGTATAACtaagaatataattgaatcgCAACATATGTCGGGTAAATCTAAGAAGAACCAACCGTTGATTAGTTCTGATGAGCAATATCAACAGTCGCATAAACCATTTGACTTCCAGCAgtttttgaatcatttaaagaaaaaaagcGCAGACCCAATTGTGCGTTATATTCGTTCATTTTTAGTTTCATTTAGCAGACAAGGTCATACATTTACATCtgatcaaaaaattaagattattagagatttcaaagaatttatgaatgataagttttctttgtatGAACCATTTGCATCAATGGATGATATAGATTTAGAGAACTCGAGAGAGGGGTTagagaaattgataatgaacAGGTTATATGAACATTGTTTCCCACCAGAAGTGGTGGCACAGGCGCCAAGCTTCATACCCGaatcaattcaagaagatcttcaaaatgatgaaaatttccTCAGGCAGCTcgaaaaattcaattggatTAATGGAACTCATCTTGATATTGATCTAGACTATTTGACAAAACATAAATCGAAGACAAACAaagataatttgaatttcattgattttgcTATTGCAGAATTAAACAAGATAAATAACTATAGAGCCCCTAGAGATAAGATTATCTGCATCTTAAATTCAtgtaaaataatatttagtTTCTTAAGAGTGAGCAAACGAGAGACAAATGCTGATTCATTTattccattattaattttagtTATTATCAAAGCGAAAACTGATAACTTGATCAGTAATATGCATTACATCGAACATTTTAGGAATGAGGAGTGGTTATCACATGGCGAGACAAGTTATTATTTATCTTCCTTGCAAGGTGCAATTGGCTttatacaaaatttatGTTTCGATGATCTTACTATCGATGAGGAAGAATACAGTGCTCATATGGAAGCTTGGGAAGCAGGAGAGAAACAGAGAAATTCTCGGAAACCCATAGCAATGCCAATTCCCCAGAGAAAGGATtctgaattagaagaatttcAGAACTCTACACCCATCAAGTCAGGTTTATCACCTTCTAACGTCTTAATGACAAGTGCAGAAATGTTCACCAAGtctctttcaaatttcttgtCTCCCTCGCCGCATGAATCGCCACGCCAAGATGATTCACGCCCTACCACTGAAGTTCAAGGACGTGTAGAACAACAACATCAAACTCATCAGCAATCTCATTCACAGTCCCAGTCACAAGATCAGACACAATCACAAGAAAATACTGCTGCCATGAAGGAAACCTACAAAAGTTTGAGGGAAGTATTTCCAAACCTTGATAAAGCAGTTTTGAAAGACGTAGTATTCATGAATCAAGGTAAGCTCGATGAATCACTCGACGCTTGTTTACAATTAGTTAATGACGtttaa
- a CDS encoding DEHA2A06490p (similar to uniprot|P06101 Saccharomyces cerevisiae YDR168W CDC37 Essential Hsp90p co-chaperone): MPIDYSKWDKIELSDDSDIEVHPNVDKNSFIKWKQRDIHEKRQQRNIEIKSILVQLTMYAKLNERVDFLLSDVDEEQLLDDSLIMKKLNDKFDKTEKFDYDLLKKEKGDTLRKGLKDLSFSAEEIDNTPPYNEMIEDLFIQVKEDHPDAAKDAAKLTQYLKEHRAKIDDVLSRQAIKLDDLLYQKSMLISSDDIHTGFDKSFLNKEKEDDQPAPPAPASQKKTVTTTETINNASNVSPASKEPKSDKDVLDELTLNPSTAEFGKISSTNIDESANYLIRHTHICNEQQKDALIMTAFDHQLQGDTDAARQVIHQSLLLQYVAQLAGVKPNKDSIIKAVKLFCSKINDKSSPARMGFSQDVTNTFNHIKSRCEIIKQEQGTENNDNEEEALIQLKALDDKTELSVNIPQEGSPEFQIFSTKLSKEMQDAVKTESLDAVNNVFAKLKVEEAENILEIFNECGVIGINGYIEDENEFKELQKQYNEGMDLEAEKLEEIHEELNTEDTVD, from the coding sequence ATGCCAATTGATTACTCAAAGTGGGACAAGATTGAATTGTCTGATGATTCAGATATAGAAGTACATCCAAATGTCGataaaaattcatttattaaatggAAACAAAGAGATATTCATGAGAAGCGTCAACagagaaatattgaaatcaaatcCATATTAGTTCAATTAACCATGTATGCTAAACTTAACGAAAGAGTTGATTTCCTTTTAAGTGATGTAGATGAAGAGCAATTGTTAGATGATTCGTTgattatgaagaaattgaatgataagTTCGATAAGACAGAAAAATTCGACTATGAtcttttgaagaaagaaaaaggtGATACATTACGTAAGGGTCTTAAGGATTTGTCATTTAGTGCTGAAGAGATCGATAATACCCCACcatataatgaaatgattgaagatttatttattcagGTTAAAGAGGATCACCCAGATGCGGCAAAGGATGCGGCCAAATTGACGCAGTACTTGAAAGAACATAGAGCTAAGATCGATGATGTATTGTCTAGACAAGCTATCAAATTGGATGATCTTTTGTATCAGAAATCAATGTTAATTAGTAGTGATGACATTCACACTGGGTTTGACAAATCcttcttgaataaagaaaaggaGGACGATCAACCGGCACCACCGGCGCCTGCTTCACAAAAGAAAACTGTTACAACTACTGAGACTATAAATAATGCTTCTAATGTGTCACCGGCTTCGAAAGAACCCAAGTCAGATAAAGATGTGTTAGACGAGTTAACATTAAATCCATCTACCGCTGAATTTGGCAAGATTTCAAGTACTAATATCGACGAGAGCGccaattatttaataagaCATACTCATATTTGTAATGAACAACAAAAGGATGCTTTGATTATGACTGCATTTGATCATCAGTTACAAGGAGATACTGATGCTGCTCGTCAAGTTATCCAtcaatcattattattgcaATATGTCGCCCAGTTGGCCGGTGTCAAGCCAAATAAAGATCTGATTATCAAGGCAGTAAAATTATTCTGCtctaaaattaatgataaatcttCTCCAGCTAGAATGGGATTTTCTCAGGATGTTACCAATACATTCAACCACATTAAATCAAGATGTGAAATAATTAAGCAAGAACAGGGCACGGAAAACAATGAtaacgaagaagaagcattgattcaattaaaGGCGCTTGATGATAAAACTGAATTACTGGTTAATATTCCCCAAGAAGGATCACCAGaattccaaattttctCGACGAAATTATCTAAAGAAATGCAAGATGCCGTGAAGACCGAATCCTTAGATGCGGTTAATAATGTGTTTGCCAAACTaaaagttgaagaagcCGAGaatatattagaaatatttaacGAATGCGGAGTTATTGGCATAAATGGGTACatagaagatgaaaatgaatttaaggaattgcaaaaacaatataatgaaGGTATGGATTTagaagctgaaaaattagaagaaatcCATGAAGAGCTAAATACTGAGGATACCGTTgattaa
- a CDS encoding DEHA2A06512p (weakly similar to uniprot|P38996 Saccharomyces cerevisiae YPL190C NAB3 Single stranded DNA binding protein), which translates to MSDEPELGTNSRESSNESVHEQEVRDNSEENKDEHEELEQEQSSGEEEEYDPEVERVEDNPETEHEKVDVYDNRNTESSDKQQEEDDDDDDEYDPEGDHDESNTTSEAANVGVNVSNDDDDEYDPESAYEEISVANASEVSPSQQNDPVIDKSDEEDEYDPEVPLNDPESHQREDHGYEPKPKASNIIKGKLPAGLPPKPGLPPKPPVNAAERTPANKDSQQQLKEAYDAIMQSEIVKDPNFVNLSQPEQMKLIMEQLSQRNVNLSGTAIASNPSGVNYDQVYSYNKPFKNLKNPIPLVPVNEFCRRPNITAPMTPEEEKAYDDFIKREAYYMNLQNWDEFPDKSRLFIGNLPANTISKQDLFRIFSQYGDIIQIAIKAGYGFTQFRTAESCLDCIKGESNVPLHNKVMRLDASRPQKSRRPGKPEINNPNLASRGRDRSPDESSGKRGRDEQMPGNRYGYGENKKQKSIVPDCQVYITGKSSVFFIRKVKKAFSSSQVTIDVEDITHGDFNDVISEAAYSGILGTCVIKEAKVDVQTFENTADGGIKFDEYADIDPEVAADILSKAKFKKYGNTASPQPYGNQNQPQTHNQNQNQNQNKNYVAAMNNDFYDNGYGGNRRGGGRNDHHDNRGRSGRNEYGRGRGGRNNNNWESHHGNNNNMYNQSVPYGQPPAPNYGSPQPAFNQPPAAQVDPNSQANLIQTLQGMDPASMQSMIALLQQQQHQHQQQHQHQQQHQQQQQQSAPQPVQSMGMGQPIGQPMNQSPYGYNQPLNYGQAPPPPQSHTQAPSGQVNSLLSQLQSSSSSGYNPQQQSQPANSTQSLMETLARLSRK; encoded by the coding sequence ATGAGTGATGAACCTGAATTGGGGACAAATCTGCGTGAAAGCAGCAATGAGTCGGTACATGAGCAAGAAGTAAGAGACAATAGcgaagaaaacaaagatGAGCATGAAGAGTTGGAACAGGAACAGAGTAGtggtgaagaagaggaaTATGACCCTGAAGTCGAACGTGTGGAAGATAATCCAGAAACTGAGCACGAGAAGGTAGATGTATACGATAATCGTAATACCGAAAGCAGTGATAAGCAGCAGGAAGAGGATGATGACGACGATGACGAATACGATCCTGAAGGTGACCACGATGAATCCAACACGACGTCTGAGGCTGCAAATGTAGGTGTAAATGTCtctaatgatgatgacgatgaataTGACCCGGAAAGTGCATATGAAGAGATATCGGTTGCGAATGCCAGTGAAGTCTCGCCGTCACAACAAAACGATCCTGTAATTGACAAATCtgacgaagaagacgaaTATGATCCAGAAGTACCTTTAAACGATCCCGAATCCCACCAAAGAGAAGACCATGGATACGAACCTAAGCCAAAAGCCagtaatataataaaaggGAAACTCCCAGCTGGATTGCCTCCCAAGCCTGGATTGCCCCCTAAGCCGCCCGTAAATGCTGCGGAAAGAACGCCAGCGAATAAAGATCTGCAACAGCAATTGAAGGAAGCATACGATGCTATCATGCAAAGCGAGATTGTAAAGGATCcaaattttgtaaatttgTCTCAACCCGaacaaatgaaattgataatggAGCAATTATCTCAGAGGAATGTGAATTTGTCTGGAACAGCTATTGCCTCTAATCCAAGCGGTGTTAATTATGACCAAGTTTATTCCTATAATAAGCCGttcaaaaatttgaaaaaccCAATTCCTCTAGTACCAGTCAACGAATTTTGTCGTAGGCCAAACATTACGGCACCAATGACTCctgaagaagagaaagcGTACGatgatttcatcaaaagGGAGGCATACTATATGAATTTGCAGAATTGGGATGAGTTTCCCGATAAACTGAGATTATTCATTGGTAACCTTCCAGCAAATACAATTTCAAAGCAAGATTTATTTCGAATTTTTAGTCAATATGGTgatatcattcaaattgCAATAAAGGCAGGTTATGGCTTTACCCAATTCAGGACTGCAGAGTCATGTTTAGATTGTATTAAAGGGGAGTCCAACGTACCCTTGCATAACAAAGTTATGAGATTAGATGCTTCTCGACCTCAAAAATCAAGACGTCCCGGAAAGCCAGAAATCAATAACCCCAACTTAGCTTCAAGAGGTCGGGATAGGTCTCCTGATGAATCAAGTGGTAAACGAGGTAGAGATGAACAGATGCCTGGTAATCGCTATGGATATGGGGAAAATAAGAAACAAAAAAGTATTGTCCCCGATTGTCAAGTTTATATAACTGGCAAGTCTTCTGTTTTCTTTATTAGGAAAGTTAAAAAGGCATTTTCTAGTAGTCAAGTCACGATAGATGTCGAAGATATCACACATGGAGATTTTAACGATGTCATAAGTGAGGCCGCCTACTCAGGAATTTTGGGTACTTGTGTTATTAAAGAAGCAAAAGTTGATGTTCAAacatttgaaaatacaGCGGACGGTGGAATCAAGTTTGACGAATATGCTGATATAGACCCTGAAGTAGCAGCTGATATTTTAAGTAAAGCAAAGTTTAAGAAATATGGTAATACCGCAAGCCCACAACCGTATGGAAACCAAAACCAACCCCAAACCCATaaccaaaatcaaaatcaaaatcaaaacaagaattatgTTGCTGCAATGAACAATGATTTTTACGATAATGGATATGGTGGTAACCGTAGGGGTGGTGGAAGAAATGACCATCACGACAACCGTGGAAGATCAGGCCGAAATGAATATGGAAGAGGAAGAGGCGGAAGAAACAATAACAATTGGGAAAGCCATCATGgaaataataacaatatgTATAACCAAAGTGTTCCATATGGCCAACCACCAGCGCCTAATTATGGATCGCCACAACCTGCCTTCAATCAGCCGCCTGCGGCTCAGGTTGATCCAAACAGCCAGGCTAACCTTATCCAAACATTACAGGGTATGGATCCGGCTTCAATGCAAAGCATGATAGCATTATTgcagcaacagcaacatcaacatcaacagcaacatcaacatcaacagCAACatcaacagcaacagcaacaaaGTGCACCACAACCTGTCCAATCTATGGGTATGGGCCAGCCAATAGGTCAACCAATGAACCAATCACCTTATGGATATAACCAGCCACTCAATTATGGTCAAGCCCCACCTCCCCCACAAAGTCATACTCAAGCCCCAAGTGGTCAAGTCAATTCTTTGTTATCACAATTACAGTCCTCCCTGTCTTCTGGGTATAATCCGCAACAGCAATCACAACCAGCTAATTCTACACAATCCCTAATGGAAACGTTAGCTAGATTAAGCAGAAAATAA
- a CDS encoding DEHA2A06534p (similar to uniprot|Q04869 Saccharomyces cerevisiae YMR315W) has product MSSENKNLKLAIVGTGIFATDQHLPTIDKLPNLTPAACYNRTKAKAETFASKANIDPSQVYESLEDIIKTDSVDFVDALLPVQYNLDAVKLAVKYNKPICLEKPIAANMAQAKEIVHLANGTDVPISILENWSYLKAIEILNKDVLPKIGDIVSFTYKSTGAWNDNNKYLATSWRQNPEHIGGFLSDGGVHQLALLTEVLGEVESVSGLTKQIREESGADDILFSTMKTKAGAIGTFTYGSSFGATDKSTSFTIYGTNGSAVYDFSPNLSKPTITYQTGPSSQKASKKTVIEVDENDTFVEEFKNFAEAVTKNDKSIVHVTAAKAYHHLAIVAAALDSSAKNGDSVKVEQPQV; this is encoded by the coding sequence atGTCCAGtgaaaataaaaacttGAAGCTTGCTATTGTTGGTACCGGTATTTTTGCCACAGATCAGCACTTGCCAACTATTGACAAACTTCCTAACTTAACACCAGCCGCGTGTTACAACAGAACCAAGGCTAAGGCCGAGACATTCGCTAGTAAGGCCAATATTGATCCATCGCAAGTGTACGAATCGTTGGAAGATATTATCAAGACTGATAGTGTTGATTTCGTGGATGCGTTATTGCCAGTTCAATACAATTTGGATGCCGTGAAATTGGCCGTCAAATACAATAAGCCAATCTGTCTTGAAAAGCCAATTGCTGCTAACATGGCTCAGGCCAAGGAAATTGTTCACTTAGCTAACGGCACTGATGTTCCAATAAGTATTTTGGAAAACTGGTCGTACTTGAAGGCCATTGAGATCTTAAACAAGGACGTGCTTCCAAAGATTGGTGATATCGTATCCTTCACTTACAAATCTACTGGCGCATGGAACGACAACAATAAATACTTAGCCACTTCATGGAGACAAAATCCTGAACACATTGGGGGTTTCTTAAGTGACGGTGGTGTTCATCAATTGGCATTATTGACTGAAGTGCTAGGAGAAGTTGAAAGTGTTTCTGGATTAACTAAACAAATCAGAGAAGAAAGTGGTGCTGACGATATCTTATTCTCCACTATGAAAACGAAGGCAGGTGCTATTGGTACTTTCACTTACGGTTCTTCTTTCGGTGCCACCGATAAGTCTACTAGTTTCACTATCTACGGTACTAATGGTTCTGCTGTTTACGACTTTTCACCAAACTTATCTAAACCAACCATCACATACCAAACTGGTCCTTCTTCTCAAAAAGCTTCTAAAAAGACTGTTATAGAAGTTGACGAAAATGATACTTTTGTGGAAGAATTTAAGAATTTTGCTGAAGCAGTTACTAAGAACGATAAGTCCATCGTCCATGTCACTGCCGCCAAGGCTTATCACCATTTGGCCATTGTTGCTGCTGCTTTAGATAGTTCTGCTAAAAATGGAGATTCTGTTAAGGTCGAACAACCACAAGTCTAA
- a CDS encoding DEHA2A06556p (similar to uniprot|Q9P887 Candida albicans Sec20p secretory pathway protein) produces MTISSDIDNSFKRLDELQFSVFAKINEIIDDSDPTANQGEESIELKRIKSTKDANGLIFKFRDMLKVIEINISGVSDDQLSIRYQMYKEKLSNLRIKLRESQLQSYNSENELIHNQRIAKYSSVIRDNFDESDLRKDLFSGRSTKDDSKVKNKTIQDQILSHNKSITSALQSTRQLMSTSIVQTELNIDSVEQQTKDLSNLNDKFTDFESLLNKSKNVVRFIEKQDRKDKNNIYLSIGFLLSCSAWVIWRRLLKMPIKFFLWSLFKIFRIFNRMFVNSSSKGDVDVYATVGAISSSLIASSILSSSTGTINLNEEFTMSIEPHGEHKTWEDIVNEATSRIVDEL; encoded by the coding sequence ATGACTATTTCAAGCGACATTGATAATTCCTTCAAGAGATTGGATGAATTGCAGTTTTCGGTATTCGCAAagataaatgaaataatagATGATAGTGACCCTACAGCAAACCAAGGTGAAGAATCTATTGAACTAAAACGAATCAAATCTACAAAAGATGCCAACGgattaatattcaaatttcgTGACATGTTGAAGGTCATAGAAATTAACATATCTGGAGTTAGTGATGATCAATTATCTATAAGATATCAAATgtataaagaaaaattatcaaatttaagAATCAAGTTGAGGGAAAGTCAATTGCAATCATACAATtcagaaaatgaattgattcATAATCAAAGAATTGCCAAATACTCCTCTGTAATAAGAGATAATTTTGACGAGTCTGACTTAAGAAAGGACTTGTTTTCGGGTCGTAGTACGAAGGATGATTCTAAAGTTAAGAACAAAACTATACAAGATCAAATATTGTCACATAATAAGTCGATCACGTCGGCTTTGCAATCAACTAGACAGTTAATGTCGACTTCTATTGTTCAAacagaattgaatatagaCTCGGTTGAGCAACAAACGAAAGATTTATCcaatttgaatgataagTTTACCGATTTCGAATCTTTATTAAACAAGTCGAAAAATGTAGTCAGGTTTATCGAAAAACAAGATAGAAAGGACAAGAATAACATCTATTTAAGTATTGGGTTCCTTTTGCTGTGCAGTGCATGGGTCATTTGGCGCagattattgaagatgcCTATTAAGTTTTTCTTGTGGtcattattcaagatattcAGAATATTCAATAGGATGTTCGTTAATTCAAGTAGCAAGGGTGATGTTGACGTATACGCCACAGTAGGGGCTATTAGTAGCTCCTTAATTGCAAGTAGCATACTATCATCGAGTACAGGtacaataaatttaaatgaagaatttacGATGAGTATTGAACCCCATGGAGAACATAAAACCTGGGAAGATATAGTAAATGAAGCTACGAGTAGAATTGTTGATGAACTATGA
- a CDS encoding DEHA2A06578p (similar to uniprot|Q03264 Saccharomyces cerevisiae YMR285C NGL2 Protein involved in 5.8S rRNA processing): MGLIMSNISNVPTNEEKNAGVSQKEPIADAKLIQGSKKQKSTKKSRDPSTLTPEYIEEQRRQRNLKKEKKKQELLAQGIDPNAVNTPVELRFKTRELLELPNNVASDDSFKIKIMSYNILAQALIRRKLFPTSGNALKWSTRSQVLLSEFKHYDADILCLQELDFIQYNSYWRKELGKLGYDMKYYRADTKNHGLAIAFKSDKFICKHQSFMYYDKETSGELRPRTATQNIGFLACLEFTPDILTKYSNISRNGIIIGTTHLFWHPFGTFERTRQTYLILKKFKEFRSTMNTLKGNDDDWYGFFAGDFNSQPFDAPYLSITAKPAHYAERARIVLGCSLSYQYSKNRGVIDQEDDNGDEDKENGQEEEGGNIEKFGSNQPKDPVPESFKPTTEQLKLVNSMEDLHNSLDMRAISLYSVGYKLVDPDNAGLDNNRDEPIFSNWAHAWRGLLDYIFVISSWDATRESFSDKVDTVEDVEHNNGVRITKLLKLPLPKEMGPEPSGQPRLGQYPSDHLCLMAEVALC; this comes from the coding sequence ATGGGTCTCATTATGTCTAACATATCAAATGTGCCAACTaatgaagagaaaaatGCAGGTGTTTCGCAAAAAGAGCCAATAGCAGACGCAAAACTAATTCAAGGCAGTAAAAAGCAGAAATCTACCAAGAAATCAAGAGATCCTTCCACACTAACACCCGAGTACATAGAGGAGCAGAGAAGACAGAGAAACTTaaaaaaagagaagaaaaaacAAGAACTTCTTGCTCAAGGAATCGACCCTAATGCTGTGAATACCCCTGTTGAACTAAGATTTAAAACGAGGGAATTACTTGAGCTTCCAAATAATGTAGCTAGTGATGATTCCTTTAAGATAAAAATTATgtcatataatatattagcACAAGCATTAATTAGGAGAAAATTGTTTCCGACAAGTGGGAATGCATTAAAATGGTCAACAAGATCACAAGTTTTGTTATCAGAATTTAAACATTATGACGCAGACATATTATGTTTACAAGAGTTAGACTTTATTCAGTATAATTCATACTGGCGCAAAGAATTGGGAAAACTAGGATATGACatgaaatattatagaGCAGATACTAAAAATCACGGATTAGCCATTGCATTCAAGTCggataaatttatttgcaaGCATCAAAGTTTCATGTACTATGATAAAGAAACTTCGGGGGAGTTGAGACCAAGAACCGCTACTCAGAATATTGGATTTTTGGCATGTTTAGAGTTTACGCCTGACATATTAACGAAGTATagtaatatttcaagaaatgGAATAATCATTGGAACAACACATTTATTTTGGCATCCATTTGGTACCTTTGAAAGAACCAGACAaacttatttaattttaaagaaattcaaagaattcCGGTCTACGATGAATACTCTTAAAggtaatgatgatgattgGTACGGTTTCTTTGCTGGAGATTTTAATTCGCAACCATTTGATGCGCCATACTTATCCATAACTGCCAAACCAGCCCATTATGCAGAAAGAGCTCGTATAGTTCTTGGATGCTCGCTATCTTATCAGTATTCAAAAAATAGAGGTGTTATAGATCAAGAAGATGACAATGGGGATGAGGATAAAGAAAACGGACAAGAGGAAGAAGGTggtaatattgaaaagtttggTAGTAATCAGCCAAAAGACCCAGTTCCAGAGTCGTTTAAACCTACAACTGAACAATTGAAGTTAGTTAATTCAATGGAAGATTTACACAATTCATTAGATATGAGAGCTATCTCCTTATATTCAGTTGGCTATAAATTGGTCGATCCAGATAATGCTGGCCTTGATAACAATCGAGATGAACCAATTTTCTCAAATTGGGCCCATGCCTGGAGAGGTTTATTGgattatatttttgtaattAGTTCCTGGGATGCTACAAGAGAATCGTTTTCCGACAAAGTAGATACAGTCGAGGACGTTGAACATAATAACGGTGTTCGGATAacaaaattgttgaaattgcCATTACCAAAGGAAATGGGACCAGAACCTTCAGGACAACCAAGACTCGGTCAATATCCATCTGATCATCTTTGTTTGATGGCCGAAGTTGCATTATGTtaa